In the genome of Deinococcus radiotolerans, the window TACTCCAGGTACTGCTCGATGACGCTCTCGGGCGTGCGGCCGCGCTCCTGCGTGTCGCGCAGCAGGCGGCGGATGAAGCGCACGTCCGCGTCGGCGTCCACGAAGACCTTCAGGTGCATCCGCTCGCGCAGCGCTTCGTCGTACAGCGCGAAGAAGCCCTCCAGCACCACGACCGGGGCGGGCAGCACGGTGGTCGTGTGCGGGGCGCGGGTGTGGCGCGTGAAGTCGTACTCGGGCATGTCGATGGGCACGCCCGAGAGCAGCGCGTCGATGTGCTGGCGCAGCAGCGTCCAGTCGAACGCGGCCGGGTGATCGTAGTTGGTCTTGAGGCGCGCCTCGAAGGGAATGTCGTCCTGATTGCGGTAGTAGTTGTCCTGGTTCAGGACGGCCACGCCGCCCTGCCCGACGGTGTCCACGACGCGGCGGGTGACGGTGGTCTTGCCACTGCCGGAGCCGCCGGCCACGCCAATCACGAAGGGGATACTCACGCGGACCTCCAGGTGCCGGCGCCGCCCAGGCTGCCGATCAGTTGAATGCGGCGCTCGGCCATGCGGCGCGCGACCACGTGGGGCGCCTTGCCGTACTGCTCCGCGGCGGCCGTGATGCGCCCGACCGTCTGGTACACGCGCTCGGCTGCCTGATTCATGTCGAGGGTGGTGGCGGCAGCGATCAGCCCGGCGGCGTTGATGGCGAAGTCCGGCATATACACGATCCCGGCTTCCTTCACGGCGTCCTCGCCGCGGCGGGTCAGGGGGTGGTGTTCGCCGCCCGCAATCAGGCGGCACTGCAACCGGGGTACGTCGGTGCTGCGGATGGAGTGCCCATACCCGCAGGGGGCCAGGATGTCGCAGGGTGCGTCCAGGATCTGCTCGCAGCTCACCACGGTCACGCCGTCGAGGTCCTCGGCGAGCGCCTCGGCGCGTTCGGGGCGGTCGTCGGCGATGGTCAGGCGGGCGCCCTCGCGGTGCAGGTGCGTGGCCAGCGCGCGGCCCACCGCGCCCACGCCCAGGATGGCGACGCGCACGCCGCGCATGCTCTCGGAGCCCAGGGCGAAGCGCGCAGCGGCCTTCATGCCGCGGTACACGCCGTAGCCGGTGACGGCGCTCGTGTCGGTGTGCATGCCCAGCGTGGAGCGGGTCTCCTGCGCCACGAAGGCGATGTCACCGGCGCTCACGCCGATATCCTCGGTCAGGACCACGCGGGCTTCCATGGGGCGGATCTGGCGGCCCAGCGCGCGGAACAGCGCCTCGCGCGCGTGGGGATCGTCCATGCCGCACTCGGGGGTCATCAGGACGCAGGCGCCGCCGCCGTAGTTCAGGCCGGCCAGCGCGGCCTTCAGGGTCAGGCTCTCGGACAGGGCCAGGGCGCCGCGAATGGCGAGGTCCTCGTCCTGCTCG includes:
- the udk gene encoding uridine kinase; protein product: MSIPFVIGVAGGSGSGKTTVTRRVVDTVGQGGVAVLNQDNYYRNQDDIPFEARLKTNYDHPAAFDWTLLRQHIDALLSGVPIDMPEYDFTRHTRAPHTTTVLPAPVVVLEGFFALYDEALRERMHLKVFVDADADVRFIRRLLRDTQERGRTPESVIEQYLEYVRPMHLSFVEPTKRYADVIIPHGGMNEPALDMLAARIRTTI
- a CDS encoding Glu/Leu/Phe/Val dehydrogenase family protein; the encoded protein is MQILEEMQSRGHEALTLLHHAPSGLRAALAVHSTVLGPAIAGVRLREQDEDLAIRGALALSESLTLKAALAGLNYGGGACVLMTPECGMDDPHAREALFRALGRQIRPMEARVVLTEDIGVSAGDIAFVAQETRSTLGMHTDTSAVTGYGVYRGMKAAARFALGSESMRGVRVAILGVGAVGRALATHLHREGARLTIADDRPERAEALAEDLDGVTVVSCEQILDAPCDILAPCGYGHSIRSTDVPRLQCRLIAGGEHHPLTRRGEDAVKEAGIVYMPDFAINAAGLIAAATTLDMNQAAERVYQTVGRITAAAEQYGKAPHVVARRMAERRIQLIGSLGGAGTWRSA